The following are from one region of the Cetobacterium somerae genome:
- the glgA gene encoding glycogen synthase GlgA, producing MKNINLLFATSEADPFLKVGGLGDVSHALPKALKKVGVNAKVILPKNGNIPKKFVEKMNFLGSFTVPVGWRNQYAGLFHLEYDGVDFYFLDNEYYFKRHIPYGHYDDGEIFAFFCRGVLEAVKHIPDFSPDIIHCNDWHTGMIPVLLKAFYKEDSLLKNTKTVFTIHNLKYQGVFSKDILGELLCLDSSYYSEDKLKFYDGVSFMKGGLIYSDLVTTVSETYAKEITYPFYGEKLNGLIIELGNKVHGIVNGIDYTLYDPRKDDKLYANFGLTNLKKKAVNKVELQKRLGLPVDENILMVGLVSRLVSQKGLDLIKWVMDDILNINLQFVVLGTGDVQYQDLFNYYSYINPGKLSSNITFSDELARKIYGACDLFLMPSLFEPCGIGQLIAMRYGTIPLVRETGGLKDTVSNFNPDTLGGTGFVFQNYNAHDMLFKLEYAAKVFYEDKKAWTALMRSCMKYNSDWKESAKKYKSLYGGLL from the coding sequence ATGAAAAATATTAATCTGCTTTTTGCCACTTCAGAAGCTGATCCATTTTTAAAAGTTGGAGGTCTTGGAGATGTATCTCACGCTCTCCCAAAAGCATTAAAAAAAGTTGGTGTTAATGCTAAAGTTATACTTCCTAAAAATGGAAATATTCCTAAAAAATTCGTAGAAAAAATGAATTTTTTAGGTTCTTTTACTGTACCTGTTGGTTGGAGAAATCAATATGCTGGTCTTTTTCATTTAGAATATGATGGCGTTGATTTCTATTTTTTAGATAACGAATACTATTTCAAAAGACATATCCCTTATGGCCACTATGATGATGGAGAAATCTTTGCTTTCTTTTGCAGAGGGGTTTTAGAAGCTGTTAAACATATACCTGATTTTTCTCCTGATATTATTCACTGTAATGATTGGCATACTGGAATGATTCCTGTACTTTTAAAGGCTTTTTATAAAGAGGATTCACTTTTAAAAAATACTAAAACAGTTTTTACAATACATAATCTAAAATATCAAGGTGTATTTTCTAAAGATATCTTAGGAGAACTTCTATGTCTTGATTCATCATATTATTCAGAGGATAAACTTAAATTTTATGATGGTGTTTCTTTTATGAAAGGTGGTCTTATATACTCTGATTTAGTTACAACAGTTAGTGAAACTTACGCTAAAGAGATTACATACCCTTTCTATGGAGAAAAATTAAATGGATTAATCATCGAACTTGGAAATAAAGTTCATGGAATTGTAAATGGAATTGATTATACTTTATATGATCCTAGAAAAGATGATAAACTTTATGCTAATTTTGGATTAACTAACTTAAAGAAAAAGGCTGTAAATAAAGTGGAGTTACAAAAAAGATTGGGACTTCCTGTAGATGAAAATATTTTAATGGTAGGATTAGTTTCTCGTTTAGTCAGTCAAAAGGGTCTTGATCTTATAAAATGGGTTATGGATGATATCTTAAACATTAACCTTCAATTTGTCGTTTTAGGAACTGGAGATGTGCAGTACCAAGATCTATTTAACTATTATTCATATATTAATCCTGGGAAGCTTTCATCTAACATAACATTTAGTGATGAATTGGCTAGAAAAATATATGGAGCATGTGATCTGTTTTTAATGCCCTCTCTATTTGAACCATGTGGTATAGGTCAACTTATTGCTATGAGATATGGTACTATTCCTCTAGTTCGGGAAACTGGTGGTTTAAAAGACACTGTTTCTAACTTTAATCCTGATACCTTAGGAGGAACTGGTTTTGTTTTCCAAAATTATAATGCTCATGATATGCTTTTTAAACTTGAATATGCTGCAAAAGTTTTTTATGAAGATAAAAAAGCTTGGACTGCTCTTATGAGATCTTGTATGAAATATAACTCTGATTGGAAGGAGTCAGCTAAAAAATATAAATCGCTATATGGAGGTCTTTTATGA
- the glgD gene encoding glucose-1-phosphate adenylyltransferase subunit GlgD — protein MLAKYTGVITSFESRDLLKTLTAHRGIATVPIAGKYRAIDFPLSYMKNAGIRNIHILTGKNCRSLRNHLDVAKSWGLNRKNGGLTIHNGDAESDTELLVENFDDLLKSKDEMIVIAPTYMIANIDLDKAIEFHELSEADVTVIYKNIPEPSENFLGCDILEFNEKNHLTRACANFLPKKNQNISMEVFLIKRSLLMALVMSRPHNQIALKDIIYRSKNNLKIMGFEHEEYLSCLNSLANYFRTNMDLINSKTLKEIFFNENRPIFSKVKDSIPTHYLSEEIVKNSIISNECFIEGAVINSVLSRYVNIEKGARVENCIILQNCTIKAGTHLKNIIVDKNVVLEETELEGNPSYPLVIQKKYKF, from the coding sequence ATGTTAGCAAAATATACTGGAGTTATTACTTCTTTTGAAAGTAGGGACCTTTTAAAAACTTTAACAGCACACAGAGGAATTGCAACTGTTCCTATTGCAGGAAAATACAGAGCTATTGATTTTCCATTATCATATATGAAAAATGCTGGAATTAGAAATATACATATTCTCACAGGTAAAAATTGTCGCTCTTTAAGAAACCATCTAGATGTTGCTAAATCTTGGGGATTAAATAGAAAAAATGGTGGTCTTACAATACATAATGGAGATGCTGAAAGTGACACTGAACTTCTAGTTGAAAATTTTGATGATCTTTTAAAATCTAAAGATGAGATGATTGTTATCGCACCAACCTATATGATTGCAAATATCGATTTAGATAAAGCTATTGAGTTTCACGAATTATCTGAAGCTGATGTCACTGTTATATATAAAAATATTCCAGAGCCTTCAGAAAATTTTCTTGGATGTGATATTTTAGAATTTAATGAAAAAAATCATTTAACAAGAGCTTGTGCTAATTTTTTACCTAAGAAAAATCAAAACATATCAATGGAAGTATTTTTAATAAAGCGATCTCTATTAATGGCTTTAGTTATGTCTAGACCGCACAATCAAATAGCTTTAAAAGATATTATCTATAGAAGTAAAAATAATCTAAAAATTATGGGATTTGAGCATGAAGAATATCTTTCTTGTTTAAACTCACTAGCAAACTACTTTAGAACTAATATGGATTTAATAAACTCTAAAACTTTAAAAGAGATTTTCTTCAATGAAAATAGACCAATTTTTAGTAAAGTTAAAGATTCTATTCCTACTCATTATTTAAGTGAAGAGATTGTAAAAAATTCTATTATTTCCAATGAATGTTTTATTGAAGGAGCAGTTATTAATAGTGTACTTTCAAGATATGTTAATATTGAAAAAGGTGCTCGAGTAGAAAATTGTATCATTCTTCAAAATTGTACTATAAAAGCTGGTACTCATTTAAAGAATATTATTGTTGATAAAAATGTTGTTTTAGAAGAAACAGAGTTAGAAGGAAACCCTTCATATCCTCTTGTTATTCAGAAAAAATATAAATTTTAA
- a CDS encoding glucose-1-phosphate adenylyltransferase: MKKKMIAMILAGGQGSRLKKLTKDVAKPAVPFGGKYKIIDFPLSNCVNSGIDTVGVLVQYKPFLLNRHIGVGSPWDLDVEGAGVSILPPYSTESENRWYKGTADAIFQNENYIDMYNPEYVLILSGDHIYKMDYDKMLDFHIETEAAATVAVIDVPIEEASRFGIMNTKENNEIYEFEEKPKEPKSTLASMGIYIFNWPDLKKALKEDQQDKYSDKDFGKNIIPKFLREGHKLMAYPFSGYWKDVGTIESLWAANMDLLDSSNPIDLFDKNWRIYSQATNKPGHLLEETAVVKNSIISEGCIIKGEVINSVISSEVFVEEGAKVHNSVILAGAVLKEGSFVNRIILGENVVVEKNEHFGRKDEILFISGGDE, from the coding sequence ATGAAAAAGAAAATGATAGCTATGATCTTAGCTGGTGGTCAAGGAAGTAGACTAAAAAAACTTACAAAAGATGTAGCAAAACCTGCTGTTCCTTTTGGAGGTAAATATAAAATTATTGATTTTCCACTAAGTAACTGTGTTAACTCTGGAATTGATACAGTTGGAGTTTTAGTTCAATATAAGCCATTTTTGTTGAATAGACATATTGGAGTTGGAAGTCCATGGGATTTGGATGTAGAAGGCGCTGGAGTTAGTATTTTACCTCCGTATTCTACAGAGAGTGAAAATCGTTGGTATAAGGGAACTGCTGATGCTATATTTCAAAATGAAAACTATATTGATATGTATAATCCAGAGTATGTTCTTATCCTATCTGGAGATCATATTTATAAAATGGACTATGATAAAATGTTGGATTTTCATATTGAAACAGAGGCAGCTGCAACTGTAGCTGTTATTGATGTACCTATTGAGGAAGCTTCACGGTTTGGAATTATGAATACAAAGGAAAATAATGAAATCTATGAGTTTGAAGAAAAGCCAAAAGAACCTAAAAGTACTTTAGCAAGTATGGGTATATATATTTTTAATTGGCCTGATCTTAAAAAAGCACTGAAAGAGGATCAACAAGATAAGTATTCAGATAAAGATTTTGGAAAAAATATTATTCCTAAATTTTTAAGAGAAGGACATAAACTAATGGCTTATCCTTTCTCAGGATATTGGAAAGATGTTGGAACTATTGAAAGTCTTTGGGCTGCAAATATGGATTTGTTAGATAGCTCAAACCCTATTGATCTTTTTGACAAAAATTGGAGAATATATTCTCAAGCTACAAATAAACCTGGTCATCTTCTTGAAGAAACTGCTGTTGTTAAAAACTCTATTATTTCAGAAGGGTGTATTATAAAAGGAGAAGTTATTAACTCTGTTATATCATCTGAAGTTTTTGTAGAAGAGGGTGCTAAAGTACATAACAGTGTAATTTTAGCTGGTGCAGTTTTAAAAGAGGGGAGTTTTGTTAATAGAATAATTTTAGGTGAAAATGTTGTTGTTGAAAAAAATGAACATTTTGGTAGAAAGGATGAAATTCTATTTATCAGTGGGGGGGATGAATAA
- the glgB gene encoding 1,4-alpha-glucan branching protein GlgB produces MNYTLYKTFGSHLKKNNNVDGVLFTLWAPNAVQVSVVGDFNDWDGKRNYMNKDLKTGVWSLFIPNLKEGTIYKYMIADKNQKIFMKSDPFAFYSEVRPNTASIVYDPFKTFPWDDKKWLEKREKDNLYNKPISIYELHLGSWKRNYNRGEGPEDGREFLNYREIAEKLVPYILETGFTHIEILPLTEHPLDTSWGYQGVGYFSITSRYGTPEDFKYLVNECHKAGIGVILDWVPGHFCKDAHGLYRFDGTPLFEYENEILGENPTWGTANFDFTKPFVRNFLLSSATFLFEHFHIDGIRADAVSNLLYLEYGREKTGLKNSLGGDAKLEAIDFLRTLNETIFKLYKNPLMIAEEATSWPLVTAPTYKGGLGFNYKWNMGWMNDMLKYMSYTPCEREKNHNLLTFSIMYAFSENFILALSHDEVVHGKKSLLDKMSGDYIQKFDSLRMFYGFMFGHPGKKLLFMGGEFGQFIEWRYYEELEWKLLKYPQHDSLKTYISKLNEFYKSEPALWGKDSTSDGFQWVNHKNYTQKLITFIRKGENLEDFILVVCNFTKNEYINHSIGVPRMFEYMEVFNSDKDIFGGSNQINSEIIKPINRELDDQPFSISINIAPLCTLFLKPILKKGGI; encoded by the coding sequence ATGAATTATACTCTTTATAAAACTTTTGGTTCTCATTTGAAAAAAAACAATAATGTTGATGGAGTTCTTTTTACACTTTGGGCGCCTAATGCAGTCCAAGTCTCAGTTGTTGGAGATTTTAATGATTGGGATGGAAAAAGAAATTATATGAATAAAGATTTAAAAACTGGAGTTTGGTCTCTTTTTATTCCTAATTTAAAAGAGGGAACAATTTACAAGTATATGATTGCTGATAAAAATCAAAAAATCTTTATGAAAAGTGATCCATTTGCCTTTTATTCTGAAGTTCGTCCCAATACTGCTTCTATAGTTTATGACCCTTTTAAAACTTTTCCATGGGATGATAAAAAATGGTTAGAAAAAAGAGAGAAAGATAATCTTTATAATAAACCTATCAGTATCTACGAATTACACTTAGGTTCTTGGAAAAGAAATTACAATCGTGGAGAAGGACCAGAAGATGGTCGTGAATTTCTTAATTATCGAGAAATAGCTGAAAAACTTGTTCCATATATTTTAGAAACAGGTTTTACTCATATTGAAATTCTTCCTCTTACTGAGCATCCTTTGGATACATCTTGGGGATACCAAGGAGTTGGATATTTCTCTATTACAAGTCGTTATGGAACACCAGAAGATTTTAAATATCTTGTTAATGAATGTCATAAAGCTGGAATTGGAGTTATCTTAGATTGGGTTCCTGGACATTTTTGTAAAGATGCTCATGGTCTATATAGATTTGATGGAACACCTCTTTTTGAATACGAAAACGAAATTTTAGGGGAAAACCCAACTTGGGGAACTGCTAACTTTGATTTTACTAAACCCTTTGTTAGAAACTTTTTATTATCAAGTGCAACATTTTTATTTGAACATTTTCATATTGATGGAATTCGTGCAGATGCAGTCTCAAACCTTTTATACCTTGAGTACGGACGTGAAAAAACAGGTCTAAAAAACTCTCTTGGTGGAGATGCAAAATTAGAAGCCATCGATTTTCTAAGAACACTCAACGAAACAATTTTTAAACTTTATAAAAACCCACTTATGATTGCTGAAGAAGCCACATCTTGGCCTTTAGTTACTGCTCCTACATATAAAGGAGGTCTTGGATTCAACTACAAATGGAATATGGGCTGGATGAATGATATGTTGAAATATATGTCTTATACTCCTTGTGAAAGAGAAAAAAATCATAATCTTTTAACATTCTCTATTATGTATGCCTTTAGTGAAAATTTTATACTTGCCTTATCTCACGATGAAGTAGTTCATGGTAAAAAATCTCTTCTTGATAAAATGAGTGGAGATTACATTCAAAAATTTGATTCTCTTAGAATGTTTTATGGATTCATGTTTGGACATCCAGGAAAAAAACTTCTTTTTATGGGGGGAGAATTTGGACAATTTATTGAATGGAGATACTACGAAGAGTTAGAATGGAAACTTTTAAAATATCCACAACATGATTCTTTAAAAACTTATATTAGTAAACTTAATGAATTTTATAAATCAGAACCAGCTCTTTGGGGTAAAGATTCAACTTCTGATGGTTTTCAATGGGTGAATCATAAAAACTATACCCAAAAACTTATAACTTTTATAAGAAAGGGAGAGAATTTAGAGGATTTTATTTTAGTTGTTTGTAACTTTACTAAAAACGAGTACATAAATCACTCTATTGGTGTTCCAAGGATGTTTGAATATATGGAAGTTTTTAATAGTGATAAAGATATTTTTGGTGGTAGTAACCAAATTAATAGTGAAATTATCAAGCCTATAAATAGAGAATTAGATGATCAACCTTTCTCTATTTCTATAAATATAGCTCCACTTTGTACACTATTTTTAAAACCAATATTAAAAAAAGGGGGAATTTAA
- a CDS encoding polysaccharide deacetylase family protein, whose translation MKILKYLLAICMMTITIFAQGTKKIALTFDDGPKAKITEEILEVLNENDAKATFFILGTNGKRYPKILEKIHEGGHQIANHSYNHPNLKKLPMSDVKKELESTNKIITAVTNKKVGHFRPPYGALTKTQKEELKKSLGMESVMWNICPKDWEKPSDADYIAKFLVENSKDNGIVLLHDYGKTAQALKVAIPQLKAKGFEFVTIEELNKK comes from the coding sequence ATGAAAATATTAAAGTATTTATTGGCAATTTGTATGATGACTATAACTATTTTTGCTCAAGGAACAAAAAAAATAGCTCTAACTTTTGATGATGGTCCAAAGGCTAAAATAACAGAGGAGATTTTAGAAGTTTTAAATGAAAATGATGCAAAAGCAACATTTTTTATTTTAGGAACGAATGGAAAAAGATATCCTAAAATTTTAGAAAAAATCCATGAAGGTGGACATCAAATTGCGAATCATTCATATAATCATCCAAATTTAAAAAAATTACCAATGAGTGATGTGAAAAAAGAGTTAGAGAGTACAAATAAGATAATAACAGCAGTAACAAATAAAAAAGTAGGACATTTTAGACCACCGTATGGAGCATTAACTAAAACTCAGAAAGAGGAGTTAAAAAAGAGTTTAGGGATGGAGTCAGTTATGTGGAATATCTGTCCTAAAGATTGGGAAAAGCCATCAGATGCAGATTATATAGCTAAATTTTTAGTAGAAAACTCAAAAGATAACGGAATAGTGTTATTACATGACTATGGAAAGACTGCTCAAGCCTTAAAAGTTGCAATTCCTCAATTAAAAGCTAAAGGATTTGAGTTTGTAACAATTGAAGAGTTAAATAAAAAATAA
- a CDS encoding cold-shock protein: MKGTVKWFNEEKGFGFITGEDGKDVFAHFSQIKKDGFKKLVEGEEVTFDVVQGERGPQASNIVTVK; encoded by the coding sequence ATGAAAGGTACTGTTAAATGGTTTAACGAAGAAAAAGGATTTGGATTTATCACTGGTGAGGACGGGAAAGATGTATTCGCACACTTCTCTCAAATCAAGAAAGATGGATTCAAGAAGTTAGTAGAAGGAGAAGAAGTAACTTTTGACGTAGTTCAAGGTGAAAGAGGACCTCAAGCATCTAACATCGTAACTGTAAAGTAA
- the mgtE gene encoding magnesium transporter — MFETKVKELLLKKDLKGLKEVLNLETPINIAEFIEANSENEKDIIILFRLLHKELAAEVFANLDADEQIKIVGSINDDKLQSLLEELYFDDMIDFLEEMPSNVVKRVLENYKHENRSLINQFLSYEEDSAGSLMTIEYLSLRSNQTVKESLEHIRKYAEELETIDVAYVIDKNKKLEGEITLKKLLASSDDEIIENIMDKNILSVKTSTNQEEAVKLFKKYDLTVLPVIDKENILVGIITIDDMVDVIEEENTEDFQKMAAMAPSKEEYLETSVLHLAKNRLTWLLVLMVSATFTGSIISKYEEIIEQMVVLAAAIPMLMDTGGNAGSQSSTLIIRGMALGEIKMSDYLKVVWKELRVSLIVGLGLGAVNFLRMNYILKQDFKMSMLVSFTLGITVVIAKLVGGLLPIGAKKLKLDPAIMAGPLVTTIVDALALVIYFYLAMFLYSDVLK, encoded by the coding sequence ATGTTTGAAACAAAAGTAAAAGAACTTCTACTAAAAAAAGATTTAAAAGGTCTAAAGGAGGTTCTAAACTTAGAAACTCCTATAAATATAGCTGAATTTATTGAAGCTAACAGTGAAAATGAAAAGGATATAATTATTCTTTTTAGACTTTTACATAAAGAGTTAGCGGCGGAAGTTTTTGCAAATTTAGATGCTGATGAGCAAATAAAAATTGTAGGTTCAATAAATGATGATAAACTTCAGTCATTATTAGAAGAGCTATATTTTGATGATATGATTGACTTTTTAGAAGAGATGCCTTCAAATGTTGTGAAAAGGGTGCTTGAAAATTACAAGCATGAAAACAGATCTTTAATAAATCAATTTTTATCTTACGAAGAGGATTCAGCAGGAAGTTTAATGACAATAGAGTATCTTTCTCTAAGAAGTAATCAAACTGTAAAAGAGAGTCTTGAGCATATAAGAAAGTATGCAGAGGAACTTGAAACTATAGATGTTGCTTATGTTATAGATAAGAATAAAAAGCTTGAGGGAGAGATAACTTTAAAGAAACTTTTAGCATCTTCTGATGATGAGATTATAGAAAATATTATGGATAAAAATATACTTTCTGTAAAAACATCAACAAATCAAGAGGAAGCTGTAAAGTTATTTAAAAAGTATGATCTAACAGTTTTACCAGTAATTGATAAGGAAAATATCTTAGTAGGAATTATTACCATAGATGATATGGTAGATGTTATTGAAGAGGAAAATACAGAGGACTTCCAGAAAATGGCTGCTATGGCACCAAGTAAGGAGGAGTATTTAGAAACTTCAGTTTTACATTTAGCTAAAAATCGTTTAACATGGCTTTTAGTATTAATGGTTTCAGCTACATTCACAGGATCAATTATTAGTAAATACGAAGAGATAATAGAACAGATGGTAGTTTTAGCTGCAGCAATTCCAATGCTTATGGATACAGGAGGAAATGCTGGTTCTCAATCGTCAACTCTTATAATAAGAGGAATGGCTTTGGGAGAGATTAAAATGAGTGATTATTTAAAAGTTGTATGGAAAGAGTTAAGAGTAAGTTTAATTGTAGGATTAGGCTTAGGAGCTGTAAACTTTTTACGTATGAATTATATATTAAAGCAAGATTTCAAAATGTCAATGTTAGTATCATTTACTTTAGGTATAACAGTAGTGATAGCAAAATTAGTTGGAGGATTACTTCCAATTGGAGCTAAAAAATTAAAGTTAGATCCAGCTATAATGGCTGGGCCACTAGTTACAACTATTGTTGATGCATTAGCTTTAGTTATTTACTTCTATCTAGCAATGTTCTTATATAGTGATGTATTAAAATAG
- the megL gene encoding methionine gamma-lyase, protein MDKNMKNGFGTIAIHGGSEKNPFGTLATPIYQTSTFIFDSAEQGGKRFALEEEGYIYSRLGNPTVTVVEKKLALLEEGEAALATASGMGAIASVMWTVLKAGDHVLADKTLYGCTFALLSHGLTKFGIDVEFIDTSDLEAVKKSLKDNTKVVYLETPANPNLKIVDIEAVSKIAHTHNDDILVVVDNTFATPYCQKPLTLGADVVVHSATKYLNGHGDVIAGFVVGKMDLVTQVRLVGVKDMTGAVLSPMDAYYIIRGMKTLEIRMERHCSNARKVAEFLNTHPKIEKVFYPGLKTHPGHEIACKQMKDFGGIFAFELKGGMDAGRTLLNNLKLCSLAVSLGDTETLIQHPASMTHSPYTREERLSAGITDGLVRISVGLEDIEDIIADLRNGLELV, encoded by the coding sequence ATGGATAAGAATATGAAAAATGGTTTTGGAACAATAGCGATTCATGGTGGAAGTGAGAAAAATCCTTTTGGAACTTTAGCAACACCAATCTATCAAACATCAACATTTATATTTGATTCAGCTGAGCAAGGGGGAAAAAGATTTGCTTTAGAGGAAGAGGGATATATTTATTCAAGACTAGGAAACCCTACAGTGACAGTTGTAGAGAAAAAATTAGCTCTATTAGAAGAGGGAGAAGCAGCGTTAGCTACAGCTTCAGGAATGGGAGCAATAGCTTCAGTAATGTGGACAGTTTTAAAAGCTGGAGACCATGTTTTAGCAGATAAAACCCTTTATGGATGTACATTTGCACTATTAAGTCATGGATTAACAAAATTTGGAATAGATGTAGAATTTATAGATACTTCAGATTTAGAAGCTGTAAAAAAATCTTTAAAAGATAATACAAAAGTTGTTTATTTAGAAACACCAGCAAATCCAAATCTGAAAATTGTTGATATAGAAGCAGTTTCAAAAATAGCTCACACACACAATGATGATATATTAGTTGTAGTGGACAATACATTTGCAACACCGTATTGTCAAAAACCTTTAACACTAGGAGCAGACGTTGTTGTTCACTCAGCTACAAAATATTTAAATGGACATGGAGATGTAATAGCAGGATTTGTTGTAGGTAAAATGGATTTAGTAACTCAAGTTAGACTGGTTGGAGTAAAGGATATGACTGGAGCAGTACTTAGCCCAATGGATGCTTACTATATAATAAGAGGAATGAAGACTTTAGAGATTAGAATGGAAAGACACTGTTCTAATGCTAGAAAAGTAGCGGAGTTTTTAAATACTCATCCTAAGATTGAAAAAGTATTCTATCCAGGATTAAAAACACATCCAGGACATGAGATTGCATGTAAACAGATGAAAGATTTTGGTGGAATTTTTGCCTTTGAATTAAAAGGTGGAATGGATGCAGGAAGAACTCTACTAAATAACTTAAAACTTTGTTCTTTAGCAGTTTCTTTAGGAGATACAGAAACACTTATCCAACATCCAGCTTCAATGACTCACTCACCATACACAAGAGAGGAGAGATTAAGTGCTGGAATCACTGATGGATTAGTTAGAATCTCTGTAGGACTTGAAGATATAGAGGATATAATTGCAGATTTAAGAAATGGTTTAGAGTTAGTTTAA
- a CDS encoding YjiH family protein, which yields MVINTFKFGFYSFMGIWLFLVPIVIGGESAMLLGHIKSYIVNGYVGVVKSFMIGFAVVTIFGTILGIKKKTFNDRVLDEFFISSKFVSVVRIIGALSLILIAYNFLPNVIGSVIADEGTGLMMIDELLPTILVTFLLEVMLIPLLTSFGLVEFIGTLIAPYMRKLFRVPGYAAIDALASFVGDGTIGIVVTDQQYEKGYYTQKEAAIIATSFSLVGISFAIMMADLLRLSHIFGYFYGSIVVCTILTGVVISRLPLKKFKDSYYKEGEAPNERDTSMSYALRLASDVAGRTKATKVLKDSFLKVLTIYVTFTPVIMLIGTIGLVLAEKTTVFQVITAPMVPFLEFIGFEREIAQYMAPSMIIGITDMWLPAVFIKDCPSELARFVIGGLTFSQLIYFSETGIILMNSKIGFNFFDVMKIFFLRSIVAFPMIYGVGLFMLKIGLLVN from the coding sequence GTGGTAATCAATACTTTTAAATTCGGATTTTATTCTTTTATGGGAATCTGGCTTTTTCTAGTTCCAATTGTAATTGGAGGGGAATCAGCAATGCTTTTAGGGCACATAAAAAGTTATATAGTTAATGGATATGTAGGAGTAGTTAAATCCTTTATGATAGGATTTGCTGTAGTCACCATATTTGGAACTATTTTAGGAATAAAGAAGAAAACTTTTAATGATAGAGTTTTAGATGAATTTTTTATAAGTAGTAAATTTGTATCAGTGGTTAGAATAATTGGAGCACTGTCTCTAATTTTAATAGCATATAATTTTTTACCCAATGTAATAGGTAGTGTAATTGCAGATGAAGGAACTGGTTTAATGATGATTGATGAATTACTTCCGACTATTTTGGTAACTTTTTTACTTGAAGTTATGTTAATACCTCTGCTTACATCCTTTGGATTAGTTGAATTCATTGGAACTTTAATAGCTCCTTATATGAGAAAGCTATTTAGAGTACCTGGATATGCAGCAATAGATGCTTTGGCATCTTTTGTAGGAGATGGAACTATTGGAATTGTAGTTACAGATCAACAGTATGAAAAAGGGTATTATACTCAAAAAGAGGCGGCGATAATAGCTACATCTTTCTCTTTAGTTGGGATTTCCTTTGCTATAATGATGGCAGATTTACTGAGATTATCACATATATTTGGATATTTTTATGGTTCTATTGTAGTTTGTACAATTTTAACGGGAGTTGTAATTTCAAGACTTCCTTTAAAAAAATTTAAAGATAGTTATTATAAAGAGGGAGAAGCTCCAAACGAAAGAGATACAAGTATGAGTTACGCTTTGAGATTGGCTTCAGATGTGGCAGGAAGAACAAAAGCTACAAAGGTTTTAAAAGATTCATTCTTAAAAGTTTTAACAATATATGTAACTTTTACTCCTGTTATAATGTTAATAGGAACAATAGGATTGGTTCTTGCAGAGAAAACAACGGTTTTCCAAGTGATAACAGCACCTATGGTGCCATTTTTAGAATTTATAGGGTTTGAAAGAGAGATAGCTCAGTACATGGCACCATCTATGATAATAGGAATTACGGATATGTGGTTGCCAGCTGTATTTATTAAAGATTGTCCAAGTGAATTAGCTAGATTTGTAATTGGAGGTCTTACTTTTTCCCAGCTAATATACTTTAGTGAAACTGGAATTATTCTTATGAATTCAAAAATAGGATTTAATTTTTTTGATGTAATGAAGATATTTTTCTTAAGAAGTATAGTAGCTTTTCCAATGATATATGGAGTTGGATTATTTATGTTAAAAATAGGATTATTAGTAAATTAA